The following are from one region of the Siniperca chuatsi isolate FFG_IHB_CAS linkage group LG21, ASM2008510v1, whole genome shotgun sequence genome:
- the ush1ga gene encoding Usher syndrome type-1G protein homolog isoform X1, which yields MNDRYHKAARDGYLDLLKEATRKDLNAPDEDGMTPTLWAAYHGNLEALRLIVARGGNPDKCDIWGNTPLHLAAANGHHNCLFFLVSFGANIWCLDNDYHTPLDMAATKNHMDCVRYLDSIAAKQTGLNPKLVNKLKDRAFREAERRIKECMKMQKKHHKRMERKFHKDASEASASDVMSFSSYTSSSLSHKLRNLNAATVSVPYSQATLHATNRGKTKIQKKLEKRKQGDGTFKIYEDGRKSVRSLSGLQLGNDVMFVKQGTSVNPKDRGHRNIRDMFPRDNYDAISRAMSEPDFHGPDVDYSEISTDSGHDSLFNRPGLGTMVFRRNYVSGGMFDLGGRDDTSVDQSGNNVRLRSRLQQYPSVDEDSIGSARSLQERNVEELPWEEVELGLDDDDEPDTSPLEVFLATQSMSEFFSIFKREKIDLEALMLCSDRDLKSIHIPLGPRKKILEACKRRLETIEDPDCIVDTEL from the exons ATGAATGACAGGTACCACAAGGCGGCCCGGGACGGCTACCTGGACCTGCTGAAGGAGGCGACTCGGAAGGACCTCAATGCGCCGGATGAGGATGGCATGACACCGACGTTATGGGCTGCTTATCACGGCAACCTGGAGGCACTGCGGCTGATCGTGGCGAGGGG AGGAAACCCTGACAAGTGTGACATATGGGGGAACACGCCGCTCCACCTGGCAGCTGCCAATGGTCACCACAACTGCCTTTTCTTCCTGGTGTCTTTCGGTGCCAACATTTGGTGCCTGGACAACGACTACCACACGCCGTTGGACATGGCTGCCACAAAGAATCACATGGATTGCGTCCGCTACCTCGATTCCATCGCTGCCAAGCAGACAGGCCTCAACCCCAAGCTGGTCAACAAGCTGAAGGACCGGGCGTTTCGCGAGGCTGAGCGGCGAATTAAAGAGTGCATGAAGATGCAGAAGAAACACCACAAACGCATGGAGAGGAAGTTTCATAAGGACGCTTCTGAGGCTTCTGCATCAGATGTCATGAGCTTTTCCAGTTACACCAGCAGCTCTCTTAGCCACAAGCTGCGCAACTTAAATGCAGCCACCGTCAGTGTGCCATATTCTCAG GCTACGCTTCATGCCACAAACCGAGGGAAGACAAAGATTCAGAAGAAGCTGgagaagaggaaacaaggagatgGGACCTTTAAAATCTACGAGGATGGGAGGAAGAGTGTGCGCTCCCTCTCTGGACTTCAGCTGGGCAACGATGTCATGTTTGTCAAACAAGGGACTTCCGTCAACCCGAAGGACCGTGGCCACCGCAACATTCGTGACATGTTCCCCAGAGACAATTACGACGCCATTTCACGTGCCATGAGCGAGCCGGACTTCCATGGGCCCGATGTGGACTATTCTGAGATCAGCACAGACTCAGGACATGATTCCCTGTTCAACCGGCCTGGTCTGGGCACCATGGTTTTTAGGAGGAACTATGTGAGTGGGGGGATGTTTGACCTTGGTGGTCGGGACGACACCAGTGTGGACCAGTCAGGCAATAATGTGCGTTTACGCAGTCGGCTGCAGCAGTACCCGAGTGTAGATGAAGACAGCATCGGCAGTGCACGCAGCCTGCAGGAGAGGAACGTGGAGGAGCTGCCCTGGGAAGAAGTCGAATTAGGGCTGGACGATGATGATGAGCCTGACACGAGCCCTCTGGAGGTCTTCCTCGCCACACAGAGCATGAGTGAGTTTTTCTCCATCTTCAAGAGGGAGAAGATCGACCTTGAAGCATTGATGCTGTGCTCTGATCGTGACCTTAAGAGTATCCATATCCCCTTAGGACCAAGGAAGAAAATCTTAGAGGCCTGTAAGAGACGGCTGGAGACCATAGAAGACCCAGACTGCATCGTGGATACAGAATTGTGA
- the LOC122868868 gene encoding proton channel OTOP2-like, with amino-acid sequence MKTVAQQMFGTCNKLLFRKTPNVVETHPSNIETAAQVENIQHLPSPSHSPGLEAIRESVHHVEAVMERAHRGGGWLLSGLICINILILGCALVSGSALNDVAITAVHRQIFLIVLLLLTMLWMLFYTTFTSRKDQAASFKDSHAGPVWLRAGLVLFGLLSFLMDIFKIANYVGYLHCDSAVKVAVPVVQAVFLFVQTYFLWIHAKDCVQLHTNFTRCGLTLMLSTNLVMWMAAVTEESLHQTEIPDLNVSVSHKMYRASYGDKKCKCSHSVCDTFKEAFYYLYPFNIEYSLFASAIAYVMLRNVGRLVEDHSHHNVKFRPKDVCFGPLTGILLVVAGLVTFMVYEVDILKEDENQRNKALLIHFIMNIVIVSLMSLCTVIGCIVYRLDHREHLSAKNPTRSLDVGLLVGASLGQLIISYFTIMAMVVTGARGYLNALNLSWAVLTVLQLGLQNYFIIEGLRREPFHMMQEVALHTNAHAFQEHTETGIVSESIKSGCFLTSSLDKPSWKRRVLKEVCAILLLANIILWIMPAFGARPQFDYPMEIKFYKFTMWVTIVNIGLPFGIFYRMHSVASLFEVYLNS; translated from the exons ATGAAAACTGTAGCTCAACAAATGTTCGGGACCTGCAACAAACTTTTGTTTAG AAAAACGCCAAATGTTGTGGAGACCCATCCATCCAACATTGAGACAGCAGCACAGGTGGAAAACATCCAACATTTGCCCAGTCCTTCCCATTCTCCCGGTTTGGAGGCCATTAGAGAGAGTGTTCACCATGTGGAGGCAGTGATGGAGAGGGCCCACCGTGGTGGTGGATGGCTCCTGTCTGGCCTCATCTGCATCAACATCCTGATCCTTGGCTGCGCTCTGGTCAGCGGCAGTGCCTTAAACGATGTGGCCATTACGGCTGTGCACAGGCAAATCTTCCTCATCGTTCTGCTCCTCCTTACAATGTTGTGGATGCTGTTTTACACGACCTTCACCTCTCGAAAGGATCAAGCAGCCTCGTTCAAAGATAGCCATGCTGGGCCTGTGTGGCTCAGAG CTGGACTTGTGCTGTTTGGGCTTCTCAGTTTCCTCATGGACATCTTCAAGATTGCTAACTATGTGGGCTACCTTCACTGTGACTCTGCTGTTAAAGTTGCCGTCCCTGTTGTCCaagctgtatttttgtttgtccag ACATACTTTCTGTGGATTCATGCAAAGGACTGTGTGCAGCTACACACAAATTTTACACg GTGTGGGCTTACTCTTATGCTTTCAACTAACCTGGTGATGTGGATGGCAGCTGTGACTGAGGAATCACTTCACCAAACTGAGATTCCTGATCTAAATGTCAGTGTCTCACACAAGATGTACAGAG CCAGCTATGGTGATAAGAAGTGTAAATGCAGTCACTCTGTGTGTGACACCTTCAAAGAGGCCTTCTACTACCTGTACCCCTTCAACATAGAATACAGCCTCTTTGCTTCGGCGATTGCCTACGTCATGTTGAGAAATGTTGGTCGACTTGTGGAGGATCACAGCCACCACAATGTGAAGTTCCGTCCAAAGGATGTGTGTTTCGGACCTTTAACAGGAATACTCCTGGTGGTGGCAGGACTTGTAACATTCATGGTGTACGAGGTGGACATACTAAAAGAGGATGAGAACCAGAGAAACAAGGCTCTGCTGATTCATTTTATCATGAATATAGTGATTGTGAGCCTGATGTCCCTCTGCACAGTGATTGGCTGCATCGTCTACAGGCTGGACCACAGGGAGCATTTGTCGGCGAAAAACCCCACACGCAGCCTGGATGTGGGGCTGCTGGTGGGAGCCTCACTGGGACAGTTAATCATCAGCTATTTCACCATTATGGCCATGGTGGTGACAGGAGCCAGAGGGTACCTGAATGCCCTCAACCTGTCCTGGGCTGTGCTGACGGTGCTCCAGCTCGGCCTGCAGAACTACTTCATCATCGAAGGCCTCCGTCGGGAACCCTTCCACATGATGCAGGAAGTGGCTCTGCACACAAATGCTCACGCCTTCCAAGAACACACAGAGACGGGCATTGTGAGCGAGAGCATTAAGTCTGGCTGCTTCCTGACTTCAAGTCTTGATAAACCAAGCTGGAAGAGAAGAGTACTGAAGGAAGTCTGTGCCATTCTGCTGCTTGCTAACATCATT CTGTGGATCATGCCTGCCTTCGGCGCTCGTCCCCAGTTTGATTATCCCATGGAGATAAAATTCTACAAATTCACAATGTGGGTCACCAttgtgaatattggacttcctttTGGAATCTTCTACCGCATGCACTCAGTCGCCAGTCTCTTTGAGGTGTACTTAAACTCTTAG
- the amn gene encoding protein amnionless, with protein sequence MLKTPDMLLLFCLVGAANALYKQWIPDTNYENKTNWDKETVPCGNDIVQFSAQRQVSVFVETTHAVREMRLPVDGEFILNSGAGFYIVNGQEPGCGAGVTTQFKDSESLQWFNPALWQAAATLDDLQRGNVLFSVHEESVPCQYDDVVFKASSSFRVDTSSSQSSISVKSVSVLGRMFDIRSEFSQYLSSRSGRLQFQGSSAVTVGNPGCGDPSGCDCENSINRQRICSTVTCASLSCKKPLLPVGHCCDVCGTIITIHYAAAFNLQTYRQRVHHLFLVLPQYKSIQLGMSKVFKSQRLMGIIPFGTSPEIQVVILDGEKGTQSDTLAWDIVKDARSHGSNLGIIGAEFQASSGSSSDQSGSNAGMVVGVVFGVLIMITLIIIVVVLIRKGVVEMPSLPSLPSLSSFKRNSDVGELGGPLDHGFDNPIFDKINMLPDIPGLYGTETNSISLTCTGVHFVNPVYDENETDFNA encoded by the coding sequence ATGCTGAAAACACCAGACATGCTCCTTCTCTTCTGTCTTGTCGGGGCAGCGAATGCCCTGTACAAACAGTGGATTCCTGACACCAACTATGAGAATAAGACCAACTGGGACAAAGAAACTGTTCCATGTGGCAATGACATAGTTCAGTTTTCAGCCCAGAGAcaagtgtctgtgtttgtggagACCACACATGCTGTGCGTGAGATGAGACTGCCAGTTGACGGAGAGTTCATCCTGAATTCAGGAGCTGGATTTTACATTGTGAATGGACAAGAGCCAGGCTGTGGGGCAGGTGTCACGACCCAGTTCAAAGATTCAGAGTCTCTTCAGTGGTTTAACCCAGCTCTGTGGCAGGCCGCTGCAACTCTGGATGACCTGCAGCGTGGAAATGTCTTATTCTCAGTCCATGAGGAGAGTGTCCCTTGCCAATATGATGATGTGGTTTTTAAAGCCAGCTCCTCTTTCAGGGTGGACACCAGCTCCAGTCAGTCTAGCATTTCTGTCaaatctgtgtctgtgctggGGAGGATGTTTGATATCAGATCTGAGTTCTCCCAGTATCTCAGCTCGCGCTCGGGCCGACTGCAGTTTCAAGGAtcctctgctgtcactgttgGAAACCCGGGCTGTGGGGATCCTTCTGGCTGTGACTGTGAGAATTCTATAAACCGTCAGCGGATCTGTAGCACTGTAACATGTGCCTCTCTGAGCTGTAAGAAGCCTCTCCTCCCTGTGGGACACTGCTGTGATGTTTGTGGTACCATTATCACTATCCATTATGCCGCTGCTTTCAACCTGCAAACTTACAGACAACGAGTCCATCACCTATTTCTTGTCCTGCCACAATACAAATCCATTCAGCTGGGAATGTCTAAAGTCTTCAAATCACAGCGGTTGATGGGGATCATCCCTTTCGGTACCTCACCCGAGATCCAGGTGGTTATCCTGGATGGAGAGAAGGGAACACAGTCAGACACTCTGGCCTGGGACATAGTGAAGGATGCCCGTTCTCATGGCTCTAACCTGGGAATCATTGGGGCTGAATTTCAAGCTTCCTCTGGGAGCAGCAGTGATCAGTCTGGAAGCAATGCTGGGATGGTGGTTGGAGTTGTGTTTGGAGTTTTAATTATGATTACACTCATCATCATCGTGGTTGTCCTGATTCGTAAGGGGGTCGTTGAAATGCCATCACTGCCTTCGCTTCCGTCTCTGAGCAGCTTTAAGAGAAACAGTGATGTCGGAGAGCTTGGTGGGCCTCTtgaccatggctttgataatCCCATATTTGACAAGATCAACATGCTGCCTGATATTCCTGGTCTGTATGGGACTGAAACAAATTCAATCTCCTTGACTTGTACAGGTGTGCACTTTGTAAATCCAGTTTATGATGAGAATGAAACTGATTTTAATGCTTGA
- the hid1a gene encoding protein HID1, whose protein sequence is MGSTDSKLNFRKAVIQLTTKTQPVEATDDAFWDQFWADATTTVQDVFALVPAAEIRAVREESPSNLATLCYKAVEKLVQGAESGCPTEREKQVILNCTRILTRILPYIFEDQDWRGFFWSTVPGAGRAGTDELDDDDGARPLAESLLLAIADLLFCPDFTVHSHKRGPDSVESMQSIDSCEYIWEAGVGFAHSPPLNYIHDLNRTELLRLLLTCFSEAMYLPPSSDNNVLNPWVTFFCSTENRHALPLFTSLLNVVSAYDPVGYGIPYNHLLFSDYREQLVEQAVQILIVTLEHDGGVPHRSTSPSSMEEQESTGPENLFVNYLSRIHREEDFDFVLKGLARLLTNPLTQTYLPNSTKKIQFHQELLVLFWKLCDFNKKFLFFVLKSSDVLDILVPILYYLNDARADQSRVGLMHIGVFILLLLSGERNFGVRLNKPYSVHVPMDIPVFTGTHADLLIVVFHKIITTGHQRLQPLFDCLLTIVVNVSPYLKSLSMVAANKLLHLLEAFSTSWFLFSAAQNHHLVFFLLEAFNNIIQYQFDGNFNLVYAIIRKRNVFHQLANMPSDPAYIQKALQRKRKSPDVISRTSSQETVSMEGSHPAVPAEPGTLKTSLVAIPGIDKLTEKSQVSEDGTMVSLPKTESPQTVHSDQSAFAGTSDTESNSGRDNEDVFYTEAEMERRRLSSASSTSFWAPTPEWVLSWKCKLPLQTIMRLLQVLVPQVEKICIDKGLTDESEILKFLQHGTLVGLLPVPHPILIRKYQANAGTAMWFRTYMWGVVYLRNVDPPIWYDTDVRLFEIQRM, encoded by the exons ATGGGCAGCACCGACTCAAAACTGAACTTCAGGAAAGCAGTGATTCAGCTGACGACCAAAACACAG CCAGTGGAAGCCACAGACGATGCCTTCTGGGACCAGTTCTGGGCAGACGCCACCACCACAGTCCAGGATGTTTTTGCACTGGTGCCAGCTGCAGAGATAAGAGCTGTTCGAGAGGAGTCCCCCTCAAATTTAGCAACCCTCTGCTATAAG GCCGTGGAGAAGCTGGTGCAGGGTGCAGAGTCTGGTTGCcccacagagagggagaagcaGGTAATCCTGAACTGCACTCGCATCCTGACCCGCATCCTTCCCTACATCTTTGAGGATCAGGACTGGAGAGGTTTCTTCTGGTCAACAGTGCCTGGTGCTGGGCGGGCTGGG ACGGATGAGCTGGATGATGATGACGGAGCTCGACCACTGGCCGAGTCGCTGCTCCTGGCTATTGCTGACCTGCTCTTCTGCCCTGACTTCACTGTGCACAGCCATAAGCGAGGCCCC GACTCTGTAGAGAGCATGCAGTCTATAGACAGCTGTGAATACATCTGGGAGGCAGGGGTGGGCTTTGCACATTCCCCCCCTCTCAACTACATCCATGACCTGAATAG GACAGAGTTGCTGAGATTGTTACTAACTTGCTTCTCTGAGGCCATGTACCTGCCTCCTTCATCAGACAACAATGTTCTCAACCCTTGGGTGACATTCTTCTGCTCCACAGAAAATAG ACACGCTCTGCCTCTGTTCACCTCTCTGCTGAATGTGGTGAGTGCCTATGATCCAGTGGGCTACGGCATCCCGTACAACCACTTGCTCTTCTCTGACTACCGggagcagctggtggagcaGGCTGTACAGATCCTCATTGTGACGCTGGAGCATGATGGAGGGGTTCCCCACCGCTCCACCTCCCCGTCCAGCATGGAGGAACAAGAG TctacaggccctgaaaacctgtTTGTGAATTATTTGTCAAGGATTCACAGAGAAGAG GACTTTGACTTTGTATTGAAGGGCCTAGCTCGTCTGCTGACAAACCCTTTGACTCAGACTTACCTGCCTAACTCTACCAAGAAGATCCAGTTCCACCAAGAGCTGTTGGTGCTTTTCTGGAAGCTTTGTGACTTCAATAAG AAGTTCCTGTTTTTTGTCCTGAAGAGTAGTGATGTGCTGGATATTCTGGTTCCTATACTCTACTACTTGAATGATGCCAGGGCTGACCAGT CACGTGTTGGACTCATGCACATTGGTGTGTTCATTTTACTGCTGCTGAGCGGGGAGAGAAACTTTGGCGTGCGCTTGAATAAGCCCTACTCCGTCCATGTACCTATGGACATCCCAGTCTTCACAGGGACTCATGCTGACCTGCTTATAGTG gtGTTTCACAAGATTATCACCACTGGCCACCAGCGTCTCCAGCCTCTGTTTGACTGCCTACTCACTATTGTTGTAAATG TGTCTCCCTATTTGAAGAGCCTGTCTATGGTGGCAGCCAATAAACTGCTCCACCTGCTAGAGGCCTTCTCCACCAGCTGGTTCCTGTTCTCTGCAGCCCAGAACCATCACCTTGTATTCTTCCTTCTCGAGGCTTTCAACAATATTATTCAGTACCAGTTTGACG GAAACTTCAACCTGGTGTACGCCATCATCCGCAAACGTAACGTGTTCCACCAGTTGGCCAACATGCCGTCTGATCCTGCTTACATCCAGAAGGCtttgcagaggaagaggaagtctcCAGATGTCATTTCCCGCACTAGCTCCCAGGAGACCGTATCCATGGAGGGCTCTCACCCTGCTGTGCCAGCAGAGCCCGGTACACTGAAGACCAGTCTGGTCGCTATTCCAG GCATTGATAAACTGACCGAGAAGTCCCAAGTATCAGAGGATGGCACCATGGTGTCACTTCCAAAGACAGAATCCCCACAAACAGTCCACTCAGACCAAAGTGCATTCGCCGGGACCAGTGACACAGAGTCAAACTCAGGCCGAGACAATGAA GATGTTTTCTACACTGAAGCAGAAATGGAGAGAAGACGTTTGTCAAGTGCGTCTTCAACATCGTTTTGGGCTCCCACACCAGAATGG GTCCTCTCCTGGAAGTGTAAACTACCCCTGCAGACTATCATGCGACTTCTACAAGTGCTAGTTCCCCAGGTGGAGAAGATCTGCATCGACAA GGGTCTGACAGATGAATCGGAGATCCTGAAATTTCTCCAGCATGGCACATTAGTGGGCCTGCTGCCAGTCCCTCACCCCATCCTCATCAGAAAGTATCAGGCCAACGCAGGCACTGCCATGTGGTTTCGCACCTACATGTGGGGTGTCGTCTATTTGCG CAATGTGGACCCTCCTATTTGGTATGACACCGATGTCCGCCTTTTTGAGATTCAGAGGATGTAG
- the LOC122868871 gene encoding uncharacterized protein LOC122868871, translating into MLTENRKRQRSGGDEESGHLVPQAKRQSRAHPLSPEPGRDAWDSESSNSESSSSISSPEHAAGSCSSQCVVGPCSPRGSGDSSELAIPTNLVSYLQINRILRQAHFQSLQCRGHLRDT; encoded by the exons ATGTTGACTGAAAATAG GAAACGGCAGcgcagtggtggtgatgaggagAGTGGCCACCTGGTGCCCCAAGCCAAAAGGCAGAGTAGAGCTCACCCTCTCTCCCCTGAGCCAGGCCGGGATGCCTGGGACTCGGAG TCATCCAACAGTGAGAGCAGTAGCAGCATCAGCAGTCCAGAACATGCAGCTGGAAGCTGTAGCAGTCAGTGTGTTGTGGGCCCCTGCAGTCCACGCGGTTCTGGTGACTCTTCAGAACTGGCCATCCCTACAAACCTGGTGTCCTACCTACAGATCAACCGCATCCTGAGGCAGGCCCACTTCCAGAGCCTGCAGTGCCGAGgtcacctcagagacacatga
- the ush1ga gene encoding Usher syndrome type-1G protein homolog isoform X2 → MNDRYHKAARDGYLDLLKEATRKDLNAPDEDGMTPTLWAAYHGNLEALRLIVARGGNPDKCDIWGNTPLHLAAANGHHNCLFFLVSFGANIWCLDNDYHTPLDMAATKNHMDCVRYLDSIAAKQTGLNPKLVNKLKDRAFREAERRIKECMKMQKKHHKRMERKFHKDASEASASDVMSFSSYTSSSLSHKLRNLNAATVSVPYSQATLHATNRGKTKIQKKLEKRKQGDGTFKIYEDGRKSVRSLSGLQLGNDVMFVKQGTSVNPKDRGHRNIRDMFPRDNYDAISRAMSEPDFHGPDVDYSEISTDSGHDSLFNRPGLGTMVFRRNYVSGGMFDLGGRDDTSVDQSGNNVRLRSRLQQYPSVDEDSIGSARSLQERNVEELPWEEVELGLDDDDEPDTSPLEVFLATQSMSEFFSIFKREKIDLEALMLCSDRDLKSIHIPLGPRKKILEACKRRLETIEDPDCIVDTEL, encoded by the exons ATGAATGACAGGTACCACAAGGCGGCCCGGGACGGCTACCTGGACCTGCTGAAGGAGGCGACTCGGAAGGACCTCAATGCGCCGGATGAGGATGGCATGACACCGACGTTATGGGCTGCTTATCACGGCAACCTGGAGGCACTGCGGCTGATCGTGGCGAGGGG AGGAAACCCTGACAAGTGTGACATATGGGGGAACACGCCGCTCCACCTGGCAGCTGCCAATGGTCACCACAACTGCCTTTTCTTCCTGGTGTCTTTCGGTGCCAACATTTGGTGCCTGGACAACGACTACCACACGCCGTTGGACATGGCTGCCACAAAGAATCACATGGATTGCGTCCGCTACCTCGATTCCATCGCTGCCAAGCAGACAGGCCTCAACCCCAAGCTGGTCAACAAGCTGAAGGACCGGGCGTTTCGCGAGGCTGAGCGGCGAATTAAAGAGTGCATGAAGATGCAGAAGAAACACCACAAACGCATGGAGAGGAAGTTTCATAAGGACGCTTCTGAGGCTTCTGCATCAGATGTCATGAGCTTTTCCAGTTACACCAGCAGCTCTCTTAGCCACAAGCTGCGCAACTTAAATGCAGCCACCGTCAGTGTGCCATATTCTCAG GCTACGCTTCATGCCACAAACCGAGGGAAGACAAAGATTCAGAAGAAGCTGgagaagaggaaacaaggagatgGGACCTTTAAAATCTACGAGGATGGGAGGAAGAGTGTGCGCTCCCTCTCTGGACTTCAGCTGGGCAACGATGTCATGTTTGTCAAACAAGGGACTTCCGTCAACCCGAAGGACCGTGGCCACCGCAACATTCGTGACATGTTCCCCAGAGACAATTACGACGCCATTTCACGTGCCATGAGCGAGCCGGACTTCCATGGGCCCGATGTGGACTATTCTGAGATCAGCACAGACTCAGGACATGATTCCCTGTTCAACCGGCCTGGTCTGGGCACCATGGTTTTTAGGAGGAACTATGTGAGTGGGGGGATGTTTGACCTTGGTGGTCGGGACGACACCAGTGTGGACCAGTCAGGCAATAATGTGCGTTTACGCAGTCGGCTGCAGCAGTACCCGAGTGTAGATGAAGACAGCATCGGCAGTGCACGCAGCCTGCAGGAGAGGAACGTGGAGGAGCTGCCCTGGGAAGAAGTCGAATTAGGGCTGGACGATGATGATGAGCCTGACACGAGCCCTCTGGAGGTCTTCCTCGCCACACAGAGCATGAGTGAGTTTTTCTCCATCTTCAAGAGGGAGAAGATCGACCTTGAAGCATTGATGCTGTGCTCTGATCGTGACCTTAAGAGTATCCATATCCCCTTAGGACCAAGGAAGAAAATCTTAGAGGCCTGTAAGAGACGGCTGGAGACCATAGAAGACCCAGACTGCATCGTGGATACAGAATT ATAA